A single genomic interval of Streptococcus suis harbors:
- a CDS encoding IS110 family transposase — MFHFTTLFIGMDVHKESFSLCYYDMMANQFKHSTKVGPNVSYIVNYVNELRRLYGQDAEVLCGYEAGCLGFTLYHQLQAHGIPCIVMAPTTVMKEGSKRVKTDKKDAAQLAKALAFRSYRPVHIPTVEDEQVKEYIRMRTDHKVALKKIKQQILAFCLRHDFRYTEGSSNWTQKHVRWLRSLNPDGLYAEILTEYLLTYEKLVDQIERYDARIEQLGQSDSYQEKVSRLSCFIGIKTLTALSIVTEIGDFNRFATAQHFASYLGLTPSENSSGDKERRGAITKAGNSHVRRLLIEAAQSLAKGTIGYKSKELKRRQSGNRVEVIAYADKANERLRRRYRTLVLGKNKKQNVAKTAIARELSGFIWGMMTGRIA; from the coding sequence ATGTTTCATTTTACCACACTTTTCATCGGAATGGATGTTCACAAAGAAAGTTTTTCACTCTGCTATTATGATATGATGGCGAATCAATTCAAACATAGCACTAAAGTTGGTCCAAATGTTAGCTATATTGTGAACTATGTGAATGAGCTTCGTCGTTTATATGGTCAAGATGCAGAAGTGTTATGTGGCTACGAAGCCGGATGTCTTGGATTTACCCTATATCACCAGCTACAAGCTCACGGGATCCCCTGTATCGTGATGGCGCCTACAACGGTGATGAAGGAAGGATCTAAGCGTGTTAAGACTGATAAAAAAGATGCAGCTCAGCTCGCAAAAGCTCTGGCCTTTCGTAGCTATCGGCCTGTTCATATTCCTACTGTTGAGGATGAACAAGTCAAAGAATATATCCGCATGAGAACAGACCACAAAGTGGCTCTGAAGAAAATCAAACAACAAATTCTTGCCTTCTGTCTCCGACATGATTTTCGCTATACCGAGGGAAGCAGTAATTGGACACAGAAACATGTCCGCTGGCTCCGTTCCCTAAATCCTGATGGACTTTACGCAGAGATTTTGACAGAATATCTATTGACCTATGAGAAATTAGTAGATCAAATAGAACGGTATGATGCACGAATTGAGCAACTGGGTCAAAGCGACAGTTACCAAGAGAAGGTCTCACGGCTTTCTTGCTTTATTGGCATTAAAACACTAACTGCTCTTTCCATTGTGACAGAAATCGGTGATTTTAATCGCTTTGCGACAGCTCAACATTTTGCTTCTTATCTTGGGCTAACTCCTAGCGAAAATTCTAGCGGCGACAAGGAGAGAAGAGGTGCTATCACCAAAGCTGGGAATAGCCATGTGAGACGACTTCTGATAGAAGCTGCACAATCATTGGCTAAGGGGACGATTGGGTATAAATCCAAAGAATTGAAAAGGAGACAAAGTGGAAACCGAGTGGAGGTGATTGCTTATGCGGATAAGGCTAATGAACGCTTAAGAAGACGTTATCGCACACTTGTTCTAGGAAAAAATAAGAAACAAAATGTTGCTAAAACAGCTATTGCACGAGAATTGTCTGGTTTTATTTGGGGGATGATGACAGGAAGAATAGCTTGA
- a CDS encoding ClC family H(+)/Cl(-) exchange transporter translates to MENHRKEVSFISQSILYSVLRGSLVGIVAGLVVVAFRLAIEKLFSVFTHLYSLATDNAIYLLLIGGLYLVIALLVGKLIKDEPNAKGSGIPQVEAELKGIMDLNWWSVLWRKFIGGVLSIASGLMLGREGPSIQLGAVTAKGISVLLKSSEMERRSLIASGAAAGLAAAFNAPIAGLLFVVEEVYHQFSRLVWVSALAASITANFISLHFFGLMPVLHMPKDLQLLSLDQYWIYILLGVFLGLAGYVYEVVILNIQGFYTLLSKIIPLPVPYYSVFAFLFIIPIGYFFPNLLGGGHHLILELPYLEQGLLTLAILILIRFVWSMISYGSGLPGGIFLPILTLGSLLGLFVARFFLDIGFISQEQMLLFIVLGMAGFFAAISKAPLTAIILVTEMVGSLNQLMVIGLVALSSYVMMDLLGGAPVYEAMLEKILPEEVEQQEHMTLIEVVVNETLDRRFVSELRLPDSCLITNQIHHGKSRIVKGNSQLSMGDSLLVAVPISQIHTVRRIFEGD, encoded by the coding sequence ATGGAAAATCACCGGAAAGAAGTTAGTTTTATTTCTCAATCAATCCTCTACTCGGTTCTGCGTGGTAGTTTAGTTGGCATTGTCGCTGGTTTAGTGGTCGTTGCATTTCGCTTAGCCATTGAAAAACTATTTTCTGTCTTTACGCACCTCTATTCTCTGGCAACAGACAATGCAATCTATTTACTTCTTATTGGAGGGCTTTATCTGGTCATAGCTTTACTTGTTGGCAAGTTGATCAAAGACGAGCCAAATGCAAAAGGTTCTGGTATACCTCAGGTGGAGGCAGAACTAAAAGGAATTATGGATTTAAACTGGTGGTCAGTCCTTTGGAGAAAATTTATCGGCGGTGTTTTATCCATTGCATCTGGTCTAATGCTGGGGCGTGAAGGTCCCAGTATTCAATTAGGAGCTGTAACGGCTAAAGGTATATCAGTTCTTCTTAAATCCAGTGAAATGGAAAGAAGGAGTTTGATTGCTAGTGGCGCTGCGGCAGGTTTGGCAGCAGCTTTCAACGCACCAATAGCAGGCCTTTTATTTGTTGTGGAGGAAGTCTATCATCAGTTTTCACGTCTGGTATGGGTCTCAGCCCTGGCAGCCAGTATCACTGCGAACTTTATTTCCTTACATTTTTTTGGATTAATGCCTGTTTTGCATATGCCGAAGGACTTACAGTTACTATCTCTTGACCAATATTGGATCTATATCTTACTTGGAGTTTTCCTTGGACTTGCTGGATATGTGTATGAAGTTGTTATCCTCAATATACAAGGTTTCTATACCCTTCTCTCAAAAATCATTCCTCTCCCAGTTCCATACTACAGTGTATTTGCCTTTTTGTTTATTATACCGATTGGTTATTTTTTCCCTAATCTATTGGGTGGCGGGCATCATTTGATTTTAGAGCTTCCATATTTGGAACAAGGACTACTGACATTGGCAATCTTGATTTTAATACGATTTGTATGGAGCATGATTTCCTATGGTTCTGGTCTACCAGGGGGCATCTTTTTACCCATATTAACCTTAGGAAGTCTCCTTGGGCTTTTTGTCGCACGGTTCTTCCTTGATATTGGTTTCATCAGTCAGGAGCAGATGCTATTGTTTATTGTATTGGGAATGGCAGGCTTTTTCGCAGCGATTTCCAAAGCACCTCTAACTGCTATTATTTTAGTAACTGAAATGGTTGGAAGTTTGAACCAATTGATGGTCATCGGGTTGGTAGCTTTGAGTTCCTATGTGATGATGGACCTCTTAGGTGGCGCGCCAGTCTATGAAGCAATGTTGGAAAAAATTCTGCCAGAAGAAGTAGAACAGCAAGAACACATGACCTTAATAGAGGTTGTTGTCAACGAAACATTGGACAGAAGATTTGTTAGCGAGTTACGTTTACCGGATTCATGCTTGATCACCAATCAAATTCATCATGGTAAGTCAAGGATTGTGAAAGGAAATAGCCAACTTTCTATGGGTGATTCCTTGCTCGTTGCAGTTCCAATCTCTCAAATTCATACCGTTCGTAGGATATTTGAGGGAGATTAG
- a CDS encoding ABC transporter substrate-binding protein, protein MKRLYSFFLGIIAIILILWGISSKLEADSTQGTTDKLVIYNWGDYIDPELLEEFTAETGIQVDYQTFDSNESMYTKIKQGGTTYDLTIPSEYMISKMTEENMLIKLDKSKIEGLENIDPQFMGLSFDKNNDYSIPYFWGTLGIVYNETMVENPPQEWEDLWSKEYRDNIMLIDGVREVMGFGLQSLGHSLNSKNPAEIEKAAEHLYNLTPNVKAIVADEIKGYMIQDAAAIAVSFSGEASEMLDGNENLRYVVPSKGSNLWFDNMVIPKTAKNLDGAYAFMSFMLRPENALRNAEYVGYSTPIPAAKAMLDEETQNDESFYPSEETMKKMEVYDNLGPEILGMYNDLYLQFKMYRK, encoded by the coding sequence ATGAAACGCTTATATTCATTTTTCTTAGGAATTATTGCCATTATTCTCATTCTTTGGGGAATTTCTAGTAAATTAGAAGCTGATTCAACTCAAGGAACGACGGATAAGTTAGTCATCTATAACTGGGGAGATTATATTGACCCAGAATTGCTGGAAGAGTTTACTGCTGAAACAGGTATTCAGGTGGATTACCAAACTTTTGATTCCAATGAATCCATGTATACCAAGATAAAGCAGGGTGGTACAACCTATGATTTGACCATTCCATCTGAGTATATGATTTCTAAGATGACCGAAGAGAATATGCTCATCAAATTGGACAAGTCGAAAATCGAAGGTTTGGAAAATATTGATCCACAATTCATGGGCTTGAGTTTTGATAAGAACAATGATTATTCCATCCCTTATTTCTGGGGTACCTTGGGAATTGTTTATAATGAAACTATGGTCGAAAATCCTCCTCAAGAATGGGAAGATTTATGGTCTAAAGAGTACCGTGACAATATCATGTTGATTGATGGTGTCCGTGAGGTCATGGGATTTGGTTTGCAATCGCTGGGGCATAGTCTCAATTCCAAAAATCCAGCTGAAATCGAAAAAGCTGCGGAACATCTCTATAATCTAACTCCAAATGTCAAGGCCATCGTTGCTGATGAAATCAAGGGCTACATGATACAAGATGCGGCAGCTATCGCAGTATCCTTCTCTGGTGAAGCCAGTGAAATGTTAGATGGTAATGAAAATCTGCGCTATGTTGTACCATCAAAAGGTTCTAACCTTTGGTTCGATAACATGGTCATTCCAAAAACTGCCAAGAATTTGGACGGTGCCTATGCCTTTATGAGTTTCATGCTCCGTCCTGAAAATGCGCTTCGCAATGCTGAATATGTTGGTTACTCAACACCGATTCCTGCAGCAAAAGCCATGTTAGATGAAGAAACTCAGAACGATGAATCTTTCTATCCATCTGAAGAAACGATGAAGAAGATGGAAGTTTATGATAATCTTGGACCAGAGATACTTGGAATGTATAATGACCTCTATCTCCAATTTAAGATGTATCGGAAATAG
- a CDS encoding ABC transporter permease: protein MKKIANIYLTVAFLLLYLPIFYLIFYAFNEGGDMNGFTGFTLEHFSSMLGDSRLMLILAQTFLLAFLSSLIATLIGTFGAIYIYQAKPRFQNALLSVNNILMVAPDVMIGASFLILFTMIGFQLGFVSVLLSHIAFSIPIVVLMVLPRLKEMNADMISAAYDLGATQPQMLKEIMLPYLTPAIIAGYFMAFTYSLDDFAVTFFVTGNGYSNLSVEIYSRARQGISLEINALSTLVFLFSILLVVGYYFISREKEAN from the coding sequence ATGAAAAAAATTGCAAACATTTACTTAACGGTTGCCTTTCTTCTTCTTTATTTGCCGATTTTCTATCTGATTTTCTACGCTTTCAATGAAGGTGGAGATATGAACGGCTTTACAGGTTTTACCTTGGAGCATTTTTCGTCCATGTTGGGCGACAGCCGTCTGATGCTGATTTTGGCGCAAACCTTCTTGTTGGCCTTCTTGAGTTCTTTGATTGCGACCCTTATCGGAACGTTTGGTGCTATCTATATCTATCAGGCAAAACCTCGTTTTCAAAATGCGCTTTTGTCTGTCAATAATATTTTGATGGTGGCACCAGATGTCATGATTGGGGCGAGTTTCTTGATTCTCTTTACTATGATTGGTTTCCAGCTTGGATTTGTTTCAGTATTGCTCAGTCACATTGCCTTTTCCATTCCTATCGTGGTCTTAATGGTCTTGCCACGCTTGAAGGAAATGAATGCGGATATGATTTCAGCAGCTTATGACTTGGGTGCAACTCAGCCACAAATGCTGAAAGAAATCATGTTGCCATACTTAACACCAGCCATTATTGCAGGTTATTTCATGGCTTTTACCTATTCCTTGGATGACTTTGCCGTGACATTCTTTGTTACGGGAAATGGTTACTCAAACCTATCTGTAGAGATTTACTCACGGGCTCGTCAAGGGATTTCTTTGGAAATCAATGCCCTGTCAACCCTTGTCTTCCTTTTCTCAATCTTATTGGTAGTGGGGTATTATTTCATCTCACGTGAAAAGGAGGCCAACTAA
- a CDS encoding ABC transporter permease, translating into MKKTSRLFAIPYALWIFLFVLAPVALIIFKSFFDIHGNFTLANYQTYFNSPNMTYLRMSFNSIFYAGIITLVTLLVSYPTAYFLTKLKHRQLWLMLIILPTWVNLLLKAYAFIGIFGQHGSINQFLEFIGLGAQQILFTDFSFIAVAAYIEIPFMILPIFNALDDLDKNLINASRDLGATPWQTFTKVIFPLSMNGVRSGVQAVFIPSLSLFMLTRLIGGNRVITLGTAIEQHFLTTQNWGMGSTIGVVLILAMLLIMWMTKERKK; encoded by the coding sequence ATGAAGAAAACCTCTAGGCTTTTTGCAATTCCCTATGCCCTATGGATCTTTCTCTTTGTACTTGCTCCAGTTGCCTTGATTATCTTCAAATCTTTCTTTGATATTCATGGCAATTTCACTTTGGCCAATTATCAGACCTATTTTAACTCGCCAAATATGACCTATCTGCGAATGAGTTTTAACTCCATTTTTTACGCAGGTATTATCACTCTGGTCACGCTTTTGGTTTCCTACCCAACAGCCTATTTCTTGACCAAACTCAAGCATAGACAGCTCTGGTTGATGCTTATTATCTTGCCAACCTGGGTCAATCTTTTGCTAAAAGCCTATGCCTTTATCGGTATTTTTGGGCAACACGGCTCTATCAACCAGTTCCTAGAATTTATTGGTCTAGGAGCTCAGCAAATTCTTTTCACAGATTTCTCCTTTATTGCTGTTGCAGCCTATATCGAGATTCCGTTTATGATTTTGCCGATCTTTAACGCCTTGGATGATTTGGATAAAAACCTAATCAATGCCAGTCGTGATTTGGGGGCAACTCCTTGGCAGACCTTTACAAAAGTTATTTTCCCTCTTTCCATGAATGGCGTTCGCTCTGGTGTTCAGGCGGTCTTCATTCCAAGTTTGAGCCTCTTTATGTTGACCCGCTTGATTGGTGGTAACCGAGTGATTACCTTGGGTACAGCCATCGAGCAACATTTCCTTACTACGCAAAACTGGGGAATGGGTTCAACCATTGGTGTGGTCTTGATTTTGGCCATGCTCTTGATTATGTGGATGACGAAAGAGAGGAAGAAATAA
- a CDS encoding ABC transporter ATP-binding protein, translating to MKKPIIEFKNVSKVFEDSGTTVLKDISFELEEGKFYTLLGASGSGKSTILNIIAGLLDASSGDIYLDGQRINDVPTNKRDVHTVFQSYALFPHMTVFENVAFPLKLRKVDKAEIERRVTEALQMVRLSGYENRSIQKLSGGQRQRVAIARAIINQPRVVLLDEPLSALDLKLRTEMQYELRELQQRLGITFVFVTHDQEEALAMSDWIFVMNEGEIVQSGTPVDIYDEPINHFVATFIGESNILPGRMIEDYLVEFNGKRFEAVDGGMRPNEEVEVVIRPEDLQITLPEEGKLQVKVDTQLFRGVHYEIIAYDDLGNEWMIHSTRKAIVGEVIGLSFEPEDIHIMRLNETEEEFDARIEEYVEVEEVEDGLINAIEEERNEENL from the coding sequence TTGAAAAAGCCAATTATTGAATTTAAGAACGTTTCAAAAGTATTTGAAGACAGTGGAACAACTGTATTAAAGGATATTAGTTTTGAATTGGAAGAGGGGAAATTTTATACCCTTTTAGGAGCTTCTGGTTCAGGTAAATCAACGATTTTGAACATTATTGCTGGTTTATTGGATGCGAGTTCAGGTGATATTTATTTGGACGGTCAACGGATTAATGATGTTCCGACTAATAAACGGGATGTCCATACTGTTTTCCAGTCCTATGCCCTTTTCCCACATATGACTGTCTTTGAAAATGTGGCTTTTCCTCTTAAATTACGCAAGGTTGACAAGGCTGAAATCGAACGCCGTGTGACAGAAGCCTTACAAATGGTCCGACTTTCTGGTTATGAAAATCGTTCCATTCAGAAATTATCTGGTGGTCAACGCCAGCGGGTTGCTATTGCACGTGCGATTATCAACCAGCCTCGCGTTGTCTTGCTAGATGAACCACTTTCTGCCCTGGACTTGAAACTCCGTACAGAAATGCAGTACGAACTGCGTGAATTGCAACAACGTCTTGGAATTACCTTTGTCTTCGTTACCCATGACCAAGAAGAAGCTCTGGCCATGAGTGACTGGATTTTTGTCATGAATGAAGGTGAAATTGTTCAGTCTGGGACGCCAGTGGACATTTACGACGAGCCAATCAACCATTTTGTTGCGACCTTCATCGGTGAATCCAATATCCTTCCAGGTCGCATGATAGAAGACTATCTGGTTGAGTTTAACGGCAAACGCTTTGAAGCTGTCGATGGTGGTATGCGACCAAACGAAGAAGTTGAAGTTGTTATCCGTCCAGAAGATTTGCAGATTACCCTACCTGAGGAAGGCAAATTGCAGGTAAAAGTGGATACTCAGCTTTTCCGAGGGGTTCACTATGAAATCATCGCCTATGACGACCTCGGTAATGAGTGGATGATTCACTCAACTCGTAAGGCTATTGTCGGAGAAGTGATTGGACTAAGTTTTGAGCCAGAAGATATCCATATCATGCGTCTTAATGAAACAGAGGAAGAATTCGATGCCCGTATCGAAGAATATGTGGAAGTGGAAGAAGTAGAAGATGGCTTGATTAACGCCATTGAGGAGGAACGCAATGAAGAAAACCTCTAG
- the murB gene encoding UDP-N-acetylmuramate dehydrogenase, translating into MKDKIRLELEGIDIRFDEPLKEYTYTKVGGAVDYLAFPRNRYEIVRIVEFAKREGIPWQVLGNSSNIIVRDGGIRGFVIRMDKLNSVTVSGYTIEAEAGANLIETTKVALFHSLSGFEFACGIPGSIGGAVYMNAGAYGGEVAHILVSAQILTPAGYVETLDNRELRFGYRSSILQENGAIVLSAKFALKPGNHTVIQQEMARLTHLRELKQPLEYPSCGSVFKRPLGHFAGQLIMEAGLKGYRIGGVEVSEKHAGFMVNVDNGTAKDYENLIAHVIEVVEKSSGITLEREVRIIGDPSDT; encoded by the coding sequence ATGAAAGATAAAATTAGGCTTGAATTAGAAGGCATCGATATTCGATTCGATGAGCCTTTAAAAGAATATACCTATACAAAAGTAGGAGGAGCTGTTGATTATCTAGCTTTTCCGCGGAATCGTTACGAGATTGTTCGTATAGTCGAATTTGCTAAACGCGAAGGTATTCCATGGCAAGTATTAGGAAATTCAAGTAATATCATTGTCCGAGATGGCGGTATTCGTGGTTTTGTTATCCGTATGGATAAACTTAACTCCGTTACTGTATCAGGATACACCATTGAAGCAGAAGCAGGTGCCAATCTGATTGAAACAACAAAAGTCGCACTTTTTCATTCTTTATCAGGATTTGAATTTGCTTGTGGTATTCCGGGAAGCATTGGTGGTGCTGTCTATATGAATGCAGGTGCTTACGGAGGTGAAGTAGCACACATTCTAGTTTCAGCGCAGATTTTGACTCCAGCAGGTTATGTCGAAACGTTGGACAATCGCGAGTTGCGATTTGGCTACCGTTCTTCTATTTTGCAGGAAAACGGTGCGATTGTTTTGTCTGCTAAATTTGCCCTCAAGCCAGGAAATCATACGGTTATTCAACAAGAAATGGCTCGTTTGACACATTTACGCGAGCTCAAGCAACCTTTGGAATATCCATCTTGTGGTTCAGTCTTCAAACGTCCACTTGGTCACTTCGCAGGACAGTTGATTATGGAAGCTGGTTTGAAAGGTTATCGAATTGGTGGTGTTGAAGTATCTGAAAAACACGCAGGTTTTATGGTCAATGTCGACAATGGTACAGCAAAGGATTATGAAAATCTGATTGCCCATGTAATTGAAGTTGTCGAAAAATCTTCAGGAATTACTCTGGAGAGAGAGGTGCGTATTATCGGCGACCCATCTGATACATAG
- a CDS encoding IS110 family transposase encodes MRAVFGIDVSKASSEVAILVNGEKVHGYTMSNDAIGFARLLGDLKTVHKPEIIFEATGVYSRRLQAFLDEHGYAYTRLNPLEAKKQLDSLRVRKTDQIDAEKLAQSQFVLNRKPTYVQEEVYQELRDLSRFYQNLTEDIVRAKNRLHKVLQVTFPEIETVLSKPTGEQYWNLVTAFPCKDFVLDLSKDKLLESIRQSTSKRISDKRVAYLAEKLIALANQSYCAVKKTSPMLEEVRYYAKELLRLSEQRQTVLDQMVELAQPLPEYDILLSIPGIAETTATSIIGELGDIRRFQSANQINAFIGIDLRHYESGNFLAKEHITKRGNPYARKILFKCIHNIASASHTNPCHIADFYEKRKRQSQTTSTKPHTIASIHRLIRTMYYLIMHNKLYDYASTQNR; translated from the coding sequence ATGCGTGCAGTTTTTGGGATTGATGTGAGTAAGGCAAGTTCAGAAGTGGCCATTCTAGTCAATGGTGAGAAAGTTCATGGCTATACCATGTCCAATGACGCCATCGGCTTTGCTCGGCTACTTGGCGATTTGAAAACCGTCCATAAGCCAGAAATCATCTTTGAAGCAACAGGTGTCTATTCTCGTCGTCTCCAAGCTTTTCTGGATGAACATGGCTACGCTTATACACGGCTTAATCCCTTAGAAGCTAAGAAGCAACTGGATAGCTTGCGTGTGCGGAAAACAGATCAAATTGACGCCGAAAAACTGGCTCAATCTCAATTTGTGCTGAATCGTAAACCCACTTATGTCCAAGAAGAAGTCTATCAAGAACTGCGAGATTTAAGTCGCTTCTATCAGAACTTAACTGAGGACATCGTTCGAGCTAAAAACCGTCTGCACAAGGTCTTGCAAGTCACGTTTCCAGAGATAGAGACTGTCTTATCAAAGCCAACTGGGGAACAATACTGGAACTTAGTTACTGCGTTTCCTTGCAAGGACTTCGTGCTTGATTTAAGCAAGGACAAACTCTTAGAGAGCATTCGTCAGTCCACCTCAAAACGTATTTCGGACAAGCGTGTGGCGTATTTAGCTGAGAAGCTGATAGCACTAGCTAATCAATCTTATTGTGCCGTCAAGAAAACCTCTCCAATGCTGGAAGAGGTTCGTTACTATGCAAAAGAATTGCTTAGACTTTCTGAACAGAGACAAACTGTTCTAGACCAAATGGTGGAACTAGCTCAGCCATTACCTGAATATGACATTCTGCTCTCTATTCCTGGAATAGCTGAGACTACTGCAACAAGTATTATTGGTGAACTGGGAGATATTCGCCGTTTTCAGTCTGCCAATCAAATCAATGCCTTTATCGGTATTGATCTGAGACACTATGAATCTGGCAACTTCCTCGCTAAGGAACACATTACCAAGCGTGGCAATCCCTACGCTAGAAAGATTCTGTTCAAATGTATCCACAATATCGCTTCAGCCAGTCATACCAATCCTTGCCATATCGCAGACTTTTATGAGAAACGAAAAAGACAATCGCAAACGACTTCTACGAAGCCACACACGATTGCCTCCATACATCGTCTCATTCGGACAATGTATTACCTCATTATGCATAACAAACTTTACGATTACGCTTCAACCCAAAATCGGTAA
- the thrB gene encoding homoserine kinase has protein sequence MKIIIPATSANIGPGFDSVGVALSKYLTIEVFEETDEWVIEHNLEHVPSDKNNLLIKTALKIEKGLQPHRIRMISDIPLARGLGSSSSVIVAGIELANQLAGLNMTADEKLLKATEIEGHPDNVAPAIFGNLVISSYVNKRVQAVVTEFPEASFVAFIPNYPLRTVESRGVLPSQMGYKKAVAASAIANVAVASLMAGDLEKAGKAIQSDMFHEPFRQLLVKEFCPIKQTAQELGAYATYLSGAGPTVMVLAPKDREDAIVLALEELNLDGTVHRLQVDTKGIAIV, from the coding sequence ATGAAAATTATTATTCCAGCAACTTCAGCTAATATCGGTCCAGGATTTGATTCAGTAGGTGTTGCCCTTTCGAAATATCTAACGATTGAAGTATTTGAAGAGACTGATGAATGGGTGATTGAGCACAATCTTGAACATGTTCCATCAGACAAGAACAATCTTTTGATCAAGACAGCTTTAAAGATTGAAAAAGGATTGCAGCCGCATCGTATCAGAATGATTAGTGATATTCCCTTGGCACGTGGTTTGGGTTCATCCAGTTCCGTTATCGTAGCTGGTATCGAATTGGCTAATCAATTAGCAGGTTTGAATATGACAGCGGATGAAAAATTGCTCAAAGCTACAGAAATTGAAGGACATCCTGATAATGTAGCCCCAGCGATTTTTGGTAATTTAGTCATCTCTAGCTATGTTAATAAGAGAGTACAGGCAGTTGTAACAGAATTCCCAGAAGCAAGTTTTGTTGCCTTTATTCCAAACTACCCATTGCGTACGGTTGAAAGCCGAGGTGTACTGCCTTCTCAGATGGGGTACAAGAAAGCAGTGGCTGCTAGTGCCATTGCAAACGTTGCTGTTGCCAGTTTGATGGCAGGTGATCTTGAAAAAGCTGGGAAAGCAATTCAGTCAGACATGTTCCATGAACCGTTTCGTCAGCTACTTGTTAAGGAGTTTTGTCCAATCAAGCAAACTGCACAGGAGTTGGGAGCCTATGCAACCTACTTATCAGGTGCCGGTCCAACAGTGATGGTATTAGCGCCCAAAGATAGGGAGGACGCTATTGTTCTAGCATTAGAGGAACTAAATCTAGACGGAACTGTCCACCGCCTTCAAGTTGATACCAAAGGGATTGCTATTGTATAG
- a CDS encoding homoserine dehydrogenase, translating into MVVKIGLLGFGTVASGVPFLLEENQEKIEKAAHDSIEVAKVLVKDEAEKDRLLAAGHDYHFVTNIDEILADEDIAIVVELMGRIEPAKTFITRALEAGKHIVTANKDLLAVHGSELRALAEEKGLALYYEAAVAGGIPILRTLVNSLAADKVTRILGVLNGTSNFMLTKMVDEGWTYEKALQTAQELGYAESDPTNDVEGIDAAYKAVILSQFAFGMTVDFEHVAHKGISNITPEDVAVAQELGYVIKLVGDIQETTSGIAAEVSPTFLPKNHPLASVNGVMNAVFVESIGIGQSMYYGPGAGQKPTATSVMADIIRIVRRLKDNTIGKAFNEYSRPLQLAAPSDVKSEYYFSIDAPDKNGKMLRLAEIFNSEEISFKQILQQAADGETARLVIVTHEMSKTQLENVTDKLSKETDFTVLNTFKVLGE; encoded by the coding sequence ATGGTAGTTAAGATAGGATTATTAGGATTTGGAACCGTTGCGAGTGGTGTGCCATTTTTATTAGAAGAAAACCAGGAAAAAATAGAGAAAGCCGCGCATGATAGTATTGAAGTTGCTAAGGTTTTGGTCAAGGATGAAGCAGAAAAAGACCGTCTCTTGGCTGCAGGTCATGACTATCATTTTGTGACAAATATTGATGAAATTTTGGCTGACGAAGATATCGCTATTGTAGTTGAGCTGATGGGACGTATTGAGCCAGCAAAAACATTTATCACTCGCGCCTTGGAAGCAGGTAAGCATATTGTAACAGCCAATAAGGATTTACTTGCTGTTCATGGTAGCGAATTGCGTGCCTTGGCTGAAGAGAAAGGTCTTGCGCTTTATTATGAAGCTGCAGTTGCAGGTGGTATTCCAATCTTGCGTACCTTGGTTAACTCATTGGCTGCTGACAAGGTGACTCGTATCCTCGGTGTATTGAATGGTACTTCAAACTTCATGTTGACTAAGATGGTTGATGAAGGCTGGACTTACGAAAAAGCTCTTCAAACAGCACAGGAACTTGGCTATGCAGAATCTGACCCAACAAATGACGTTGAGGGGATTGATGCGGCTTACAAGGCTGTTATCCTCAGTCAATTTGCTTTCGGGATGACAGTTGATTTTGAACACGTGGCTCACAAGGGTATCTCAAATATCACGCCAGAAGATGTAGCAGTGGCACAAGAGTTGGGCTATGTCATCAAACTTGTGGGTGATATTCAAGAAACTACCTCTGGTATTGCTGCCGAAGTATCTCCAACCTTCCTACCGAAAAATCATCCACTTGCAAGCGTGAATGGTGTGATGAATGCTGTATTTGTCGAATCTATCGGCATCGGCCAGTCTATGTACTATGGACCGGGTGCTGGGCAAAAACCGACTGCAACAAGTGTTATGGCTGACATTATTCGTATCGTTCGTCGCTTGAAAGACAATACTATCGGCAAAGCCTTCAATGAATACAGTCGCCCACTTCAATTGGCAGCCCCAAGCGATGTGAAAAGCGAATATTATTTCTCAATTGATGCGCCTGATAAAAATGGAAAAATGCTTCGTTTAGCAGAAATCTTCAATTCTGAAGAAATTTCCTTCAAGCAAATTCTGCAACAAGCTGCAGATGGAGAAACAGCCCGCCTAGTGATTGTGACCCATGAAATGAGTAAGACTCAGTTGGAAAATGTAACAGACAAATTGAGTAAAGAAACAGACTTTACTGTCTTAAATACCTTTAAAGTACTGGGAGAATAA